In a single window of the Sphingosinicella microcystinivorans genome:
- a CDS encoding DJ-1/PfpI family protein has product MTGTFHIGFLLYPELTQLDMTGPAQVLARMPGAKLHFVWKDMAPIRDDCGLTFLPTATFEDCPQLDMICVPGGYGTAAVMQDETALAWLRKQAGSARFVTSVCTGSLVLAAAGLMTGYRAGCHWAWRDLLAGFGAIPVAERVVEDRDRISGGGVTAGIDFAFRIVEKLHGRDVAEMIQLALEYDPAPLGGGTPETARKSILDMTRAAMTARGFDLRRTEISSLASAR; this is encoded by the coding sequence ATGACCGGGACATTCCACATCGGCTTCCTGCTCTACCCCGAGCTGACCCAGCTCGACATGACCGGCCCCGCGCAGGTGCTGGCGCGTATGCCGGGCGCGAAGCTGCATTTCGTGTGGAAGGACATGGCGCCGATCCGCGACGATTGCGGCCTCACCTTCCTGCCGACGGCGACCTTCGAGGACTGCCCGCAGCTCGACATGATCTGCGTGCCGGGCGGCTACGGCACCGCCGCGGTGATGCAGGACGAAACCGCCCTCGCATGGCTCAGGAAGCAGGCCGGGAGCGCCCGCTTCGTCACCAGCGTCTGCACCGGCTCGCTGGTCCTCGCCGCCGCCGGGCTGATGACCGGCTATCGGGCCGGATGCCACTGGGCATGGCGCGACCTGCTGGCCGGCTTCGGCGCGATCCCGGTCGCGGAGCGCGTCGTCGAGGACCGCGACCGCATCTCGGGCGGCGGCGTCACCGCCGGAATCGACTTCGCCTTCCGCATCGTCGAGAAGCTGCACGGCCGCGACGTCGCGGAGATGATCCAGCTCGCGCTCGAATACGATCCCGCGCCGCTCGGCGGTGGCACGCCGGAGACGGCGCGCAAGTCCATCCTCGACATGACGCGCGCGGCCATGACGGCGCGCGGCTTCGACCTTCGGCGCACGGAAATATCCTCCCTCGCCTCCGCGCGCTGA
- the chrA gene encoding chromate efflux transporter: MAKARGPCDTGAVSQPAPSVPFAEAARVWARIGILSFGGPAAQIALMHRVLVDEQKWVGEAQFLHALNFCMLLPGPEAQQLATYVGWLLHGVRGGLVAGLLFILPGMLLMLGLSVLYVTLGQVPAVAGLLFGLKAAVLVIVVEALERVGSRALGSGIARLLAVLAFAALFLFGVPFPVVVLAAGLIGYVAGRRGSTVFARAPGDAALDETPRRSAPLAILGIAALWLAPLALLWLVLPGGVYAEIARFFSWLAVITFGGAYAVLSYMTDVVVGSFGWLRPHEMMDALGLAETTPGPLILVTQFVGFVAAWRENGGSVGAGILGALLTTWVTFAPCFLWIFVGAPYVERLRGNRALASALAAITAAVVGVIANLGVWFGVHFLFARTVRLDAGPFDAALPDWASLDAAALVLTVLLGVIAWRWRIGIGRLLLIGIALGLAVRAVL, from the coding sequence ATGGCAAAGGCGAGGGGACCGTGCGACACAGGCGCCGTGAGCCAGCCTGCGCCGTCCGTTCCGTTTGCCGAAGCCGCCCGGGTGTGGGCGCGCATCGGCATCCTGTCGTTCGGCGGCCCGGCGGCGCAGATCGCGCTGATGCACCGCGTGCTCGTCGACGAGCAAAAATGGGTGGGCGAGGCGCAGTTCCTGCACGCGCTCAACTTCTGCATGTTGCTGCCGGGGCCGGAGGCGCAGCAACTCGCGACCTACGTGGGCTGGCTGCTGCACGGCGTGCGCGGCGGGCTCGTCGCGGGGCTGCTGTTCATCCTGCCGGGGATGCTCCTCATGCTCGGCCTGTCGGTGCTCTACGTGACGCTCGGGCAGGTGCCCGCGGTGGCGGGGCTGCTGTTCGGCCTGAAGGCGGCGGTGCTCGTCATCGTCGTGGAGGCGCTGGAGCGCGTCGGCAGCCGGGCGCTCGGCTCGGGCATCGCGCGGCTGCTCGCCGTGCTCGCCTTCGCGGCGCTGTTCCTGTTCGGCGTGCCGTTTCCGGTCGTCGTGCTGGCGGCGGGGCTGATCGGCTACGTCGCGGGGCGGCGCGGCTCGACGGTGTTCGCCCGCGCGCCGGGCGATGCCGCGCTCGACGAGACGCCGCGGCGCAGCGCGCCGCTTGCGATCCTCGGCATTGCGGCCCTCTGGCTCGCGCCGCTGGCGCTGCTGTGGCTCGTCCTGCCCGGCGGCGTCTACGCGGAGATCGCGCGCTTCTTCTCGTGGCTGGCGGTGATCACCTTCGGCGGCGCATACGCGGTGCTTTCCTATATGACGGACGTGGTCGTCGGCAGCTTCGGCTGGCTGCGCCCGCACGAGATGATGGACGCGCTCGGCCTTGCGGAAACGACGCCGGGCCCGCTGATCCTCGTCACCCAGTTCGTCGGCTTCGTCGCGGCGTGGCGGGAGAACGGCGGGTCGGTCGGCGCGGGCATCCTCGGCGCGCTGCTGACGACGTGGGTGACGTTCGCGCCGTGCTTCCTGTGGATCTTCGTGGGCGCGCCCTATGTGGAGCGGCTGCGCGGCAACCGGGCGCTCGCAAGCGCGCTCGCGGCGATCACGGCGGCGGTGGTCGGCGTCATCGCCAATCTCGGCGTCTGGTTCGGCGTGCACTTCCTGTTCGCGCGCACCGTGCGCCTCGATGCCGGGCCGTTCGACGCGGCGCTGCCGGACTGGGCCAGCCTCGACGCCGCCGCGCTGGTGCTCACCGTGCTGCTCGGCGTCATCGCGTGGCGCTGGAGGATCGGCATCGGCCGGCTGTTGCTGATCGGCATCGCGCTCGGGCTCGCCGTCCGGGCCGTGCTTTAG
- a CDS encoding beta-N-acetylglucosaminidase domain-containing protein — protein sequence MTGTIPPLGLVEGYFGEPWTWAEREHVMRTLAPHGFSFFIYAPKADACLRRRWREDHPAETMDALARFASACRAAGVAFGVGLTPYELHNDWTGDGKAALTARLKAIGALAPDIVAVLFDDMRGDIPGLAETQAEIVHHAAAALPARMLMCPSYYSDDPVLDRVFGARPAHYLEDLGRLLDPAVDVFWTGEEVCSREFTRGHLDGVAEQLRRKPVLWDNYPVNDGPRMSRFLHLRAFTGRHGIAESVAGHAINPALQPWLTLAPALTLAMSYAEGDAYRYAAAFQEAARQCYGSDLAAALEADLLTLNDSGLDRIPGERCTSLRAKYKAFGHPAADEVARFLEGGYLITGEAVQTQ from the coding sequence ATGACAGGAACGATCCCGCCGCTCGGCCTCGTCGAAGGCTATTTCGGAGAGCCCTGGACTTGGGCGGAGCGGGAGCACGTGATGCGAACCCTCGCGCCGCACGGCTTCTCGTTCTTCATCTACGCCCCGAAGGCCGACGCCTGTCTGCGCCGCCGGTGGCGGGAAGACCATCCCGCCGAAACGATGGACGCACTGGCGCGCTTCGCGAGCGCCTGCCGCGCGGCGGGCGTCGCCTTCGGCGTCGGCCTCACGCCCTACGAGTTGCACAACGACTGGACCGGCGACGGCAAGGCGGCGCTCACCGCGCGGCTGAAGGCGATCGGCGCGCTCGCCCCCGACATCGTCGCCGTCCTGTTCGACGACATGCGCGGCGACATTCCGGGCCTTGCCGAAACCCAGGCCGAAATCGTGCACCACGCCGCCGCCGCGCTCCCCGCCCGGATGCTGATGTGCCCGAGCTACTACAGCGACGATCCCGTGCTCGACCGCGTGTTCGGCGCCCGGCCCGCGCACTACCTCGAGGACCTCGGCCGCCTGCTCGATCCGGCGGTGGACGTGTTCTGGACCGGAGAGGAGGTGTGCAGCCGCGAGTTCACGCGCGGCCACCTCGACGGCGTCGCGGAGCAGCTCCGCCGCAAACCCGTGCTGTGGGACAACTACCCCGTCAACGACGGCCCGCGCATGTCGCGCTTCCTGCACCTGCGCGCCTTCACCGGGCGGCACGGCATCGCGGAGAGCGTGGCGGGACACGCGATCAACCCGGCGCTGCAACCGTGGCTGACGCTCGCGCCCGCGCTGACGCTGGCGATGAGCTACGCCGAGGGCGACGCCTATCGCTACGCCGCCGCGTTTCAGGAGGCCGCGCGGCAATGCTACGGCAGCGACCTCGCCGCCGCGCTGGAGGCCGACCTCCTCACGCTGAACGACAGCGGCCTCGACCGCATCCCCGGCGAGCGCTGCACGTCCCTGCGCGCGAAATACAAGGCGTTCGGCCACCCGGCCGCCGACGAGGTCGCGCGCTTCCTCGAAGGCGGCTACCTGATCACCGGCGAGGCGGTGCAGACGCAGTAG
- a CDS encoding CDP-alcohol phosphatidyltransferase family protein, with product MHGVHASSIVRGRYWRLKQHGRRPINIPNLLTVLRLLLVPPMALCLIAGDLTRAGIIFAVAAATDAIDGWIARRWHSVTTFGRLMDPVADKLLVGTAVALLWWTGLLPGWFALVVAAREGFVLAAGVWARVRGHADELEPGPFGKAGNAAQMVLVALILLPLPGVLKTPLLLQALMIAASFLTLVSAARYVRRWIRARRETDA from the coding sequence GTGCATGGCGTTCATGCCTCGTCTATCGTGCGCGGACGATACTGGCGACTAAAACAGCACGGGAGGCGCCCTATCAACATCCCGAACCTGCTCACCGTGCTGCGCCTGCTGCTGGTGCCGCCGATGGCGCTGTGCCTGATCGCGGGCGACCTGACACGCGCGGGCATCATCTTCGCCGTCGCCGCCGCCACCGACGCGATCGACGGCTGGATCGCCCGGCGGTGGCACAGCGTCACGACGTTCGGGCGGCTGATGGACCCGGTCGCCGACAAGCTGCTCGTCGGCACCGCCGTTGCGCTCCTCTGGTGGACGGGGCTGCTGCCGGGCTGGTTCGCGCTCGTCGTCGCGGCGCGCGAGGGCTTCGTGCTCGCCGCCGGCGTCTGGGCCCGCGTGCGCGGCCATGCCGACGAGCTCGAACCCGGCCCGTTCGGAAAGGCCGGGAACGCCGCGCAGATGGTGCTCGTGGCGCTGATCCTGCTGCCGCTGCCGGGCGTTCTGAAAACGCCCCTCCTGCTGCAAGCGCTGATGATCGCGGCGAGTTTTCTGACGCTGGTGTCGGCCGCCCGCTATGTTCGGCGCTGGATACGCGCACGGCGGGAAACGGATGCGTAA
- a CDS encoding sterol desaturase family protein, translating to MQLPDPVALAIPAFILLMAAEVLWVRFGGRGEYEWRDTATSLVMGFGSTIAGLITGGAVVAAAYGLHRFAILDLGWHWWVFALCILGDDLAYYVFHRSAHRVRWFWAGHVIHHSSQHYNLSTALRQTWTGFIALSFIFRMPLFLVFDPAMVFFASAINLVYQFWIHTEVVGRMPRWFEAVMNTPSHHRVHHATNPRYLDKNYAGMFIIWDKLFGTFEPERNDEPCRYGIVKNLGSFNVLWTAFHEWVGIAKDVWHAPTWTARWNYVAKPPGWSHDGSRDTSETIRARWEERQARLAAEPAE from the coding sequence ATGCAACTGCCCGATCCCGTCGCCCTCGCCATTCCCGCGTTCATCCTGCTGATGGCGGCGGAAGTGCTCTGGGTCCGCTTCGGCGGACGCGGCGAATACGAATGGCGCGACACCGCCACGTCGCTCGTCATGGGCTTCGGCAGCACGATCGCCGGGCTCATCACCGGCGGCGCCGTCGTGGCGGCCGCTTACGGGCTGCACCGGTTCGCGATTCTCGACCTCGGCTGGCACTGGTGGGTGTTCGCGCTCTGCATCCTCGGCGACGATCTCGCCTACTACGTGTTCCACCGGAGCGCGCACCGCGTGCGCTGGTTCTGGGCGGGCCACGTCATCCACCATTCGAGCCAGCACTATAACCTCTCGACCGCGCTGCGGCAGACGTGGACCGGGTTCATCGCGCTGTCGTTCATCTTCCGGATGCCGCTGTTCCTCGTGTTCGACCCGGCGATGGTGTTCTTCGCGTCCGCCATCAACCTCGTCTACCAGTTCTGGATCCACACCGAGGTGGTGGGCCGGATGCCGCGCTGGTTCGAGGCGGTGATGAACACGCCCTCGCACCACCGCGTCCACCACGCGACGAACCCGCGCTACCTCGACAAGAACTACGCGGGCATGTTCATCATCTGGGACAAGCTCTTCGGCACGTTCGAGCCGGAACGCAACGACGAGCCGTGCCGCTACGGCATCGTCAAGAACCTCGGCAGCTTCAACGTGCTGTGGACGGCGTTCCACGAATGGGTCGGCATCGCGAAGGACGTGTGGCACGCGCCCACGTGGACGGCGCGCTGGAACTACGTCGCGAAGCCGCCGGGCTGGAGCCACGACGGCAGCCGCGACACGTCCGAGACGATCAGGGCGCGCTGGGAGGAGCGGCAGGCGCGGCTCGCGGCGGAGCCCGCCGAATGA
- a CDS encoding PEP-CTERM sorting domain-containing protein, giving the protein MKFITRTKLLAAATVSALALAALPGSANAGAVLTSSNGLVRIGLQDTGEINYTSIGIGYNFSGQGGRTGFQDALSPGCPCEAWGVSANGLGGQVGQSTGNQFIGFTSTESAPGSFTSNTYLNRAGLTGLTISHSVTEAASTSTGALFGMTVTLTNGTGADLSNVRYARVMDWDVPPTEFAELVTHVGTGTTSTLIRSTDDGFANANPETAQFNSGIMSGTVNTDFSVKGPADHGSLFVFDFGTLLVGESYTFDIFYGAGANKADALSLLSLISPELYSLGQSSGPASDTLPTFVFAFSGVGGDVVVPPPPPPPTGVPEPAALALFGLGLAGLGLMRRRKAA; this is encoded by the coding sequence ATGAAGTTTATTACGCGTACAAAATTGCTGGCAGCAGCGACCGTGAGCGCTTTGGCGCTGGCGGCGCTTCCGGGCTCCGCCAATGCAGGAGCAGTGCTGACCTCGTCGAATGGTCTGGTCCGGATCGGTCTTCAGGACACCGGCGAGATCAATTACACCAGTATCGGCATCGGATACAATTTCAGCGGTCAGGGTGGCCGCACCGGTTTCCAGGATGCGCTGTCGCCCGGCTGCCCATGCGAGGCATGGGGCGTCTCGGCGAACGGTCTCGGCGGCCAGGTCGGCCAATCGACCGGAAACCAGTTCATAGGCTTCACATCCACGGAATCCGCTCCCGGCAGCTTCACGTCCAACACGTACCTCAATCGGGCCGGCCTTACCGGTCTTACGATCTCGCACAGCGTGACCGAGGCCGCATCGACGTCGACAGGCGCCCTCTTCGGCATGACCGTCACGCTTACCAACGGAACCGGCGCGGACCTTTCGAATGTGCGCTATGCGCGGGTCATGGACTGGGACGTTCCGCCCACGGAGTTTGCCGAGCTTGTCACCCACGTCGGAACCGGGACGACCTCCACGCTTATCCGCTCGACCGATGACGGATTCGCGAACGCGAACCCGGAAACCGCGCAGTTCAATTCGGGTATCATGTCCGGCACCGTCAACACCGACTTCAGCGTCAAGGGACCCGCGGACCACGGTTCCTTGTTCGTTTTCGATTTCGGAACGCTTCTTGTCGGTGAGAGCTATACGTTCGACATCTTCTACGGCGCCGGTGCCAACAAGGCGGATGCGCTGTCGCTTCTGTCGCTGATTTCGCCCGAACTCTACTCTCTGGGTCAGTCGTCGGGTCCTGCGTCCGACACGCTTCCGACCTTCGTCTTCGCATTCAGCGGCGTTGGCGGCGATGTCGTCGTGCCTCCTCCCCCGCCGCCGCCGACCGGCGTGCCGGAGCCGGCAGCCCTTGCCCTGTTCGGGCTCGGTCTGGCCGGTCTCGGCCTGATGCGTCGCCGCAAGGCAGCTTAA
- a CDS encoding right-handed parallel beta-helix repeat-containing protein, protein MAFRLVLAAALATGSAGASAATLTVGANSTYATLTQAAHAARPGDTIVLAPGFHEGAHFHADRLTIRAAESALPGSVVVRGAAVGRKGLFVISGNDVTVAGIAFEGARVPDGNGAGIRAEGRNLTVRDSRFYGNEMGILTDSVPGSVVTVRGSRFTGTESRGRDHVGHAVYANGIARLVVTDSHFERGARGHYIKSRALETLITRNRIDDTNGSASYLIDLPQGGAATISSNLLVKGPHPDNCCTAIAYGFEMRKGGSYANPPGPVRVIANRFVNRAPGLVTFFANRSAPTNAARLADNEMIAEQGRIVVASGSATITGEAVPAVLPDAATFASMVLKPPLSGVFALLGFGLAGLIVGRRKAAAER, encoded by the coding sequence ATGGCATTCAGACTCGTTCTGGCAGCGGCGCTGGCAACCGGCTCGGCCGGCGCATCGGCGGCAACGCTCACGGTCGGCGCGAACAGCACCTACGCGACCCTCACCCAAGCCGCGCACGCCGCAAGGCCCGGCGATACGATCGTGCTCGCCCCCGGCTTCCATGAAGGCGCGCATTTCCATGCCGACCGCCTGACGATCCGCGCAGCGGAAAGCGCGCTGCCGGGCAGCGTCGTGGTGCGCGGCGCGGCCGTCGGCCGAAAGGGCCTGTTCGTCATTTCCGGCAACGACGTGACGGTTGCGGGCATCGCCTTCGAAGGCGCGCGCGTCCCCGACGGCAACGGCGCCGGAATCCGCGCCGAAGGGCGAAACCTGACCGTCCGGGACTCGCGGTTCTACGGCAACGAGATGGGCATTCTGACCGACAGCGTGCCGGGAAGCGTCGTCACGGTCCGCGGTTCGCGCTTCACCGGGACGGAGAGCCGCGGGCGCGACCATGTCGGCCATGCAGTCTACGCGAACGGAATCGCGCGGCTCGTCGTGACGGACTCGCACTTCGAGCGCGGCGCGCGCGGACACTACATCAAGTCGCGCGCGCTGGAGACCCTCATCACCCGCAACCGCATCGACGACACGAACGGCTCGGCATCCTACCTCATCGACCTGCCGCAAGGCGGCGCCGCGACGATCAGCAGCAATCTTCTCGTGAAAGGCCCCCATCCCGACAATTGCTGCACGGCCATCGCTTACGGCTTCGAAATGCGCAAGGGCGGCAGTTATGCGAACCCGCCGGGCCCCGTCCGCGTCATCGCGAACCGCTTCGTGAACCGTGCGCCGGGGCTCGTGACGTTCTTCGCCAACCGGTCCGCGCCCACCAACGCCGCGCGGCTCGCGGACAACGAGATGATCGCCGAGCAGGGCCGCATCGTCGTCGCCTCGGGCAGCGCCACGATCACCGGCGAGGCCGTACCCGCTGTCCTGCCGGATGCCGCGACCTTCGCGAGCATGGTCCTGAAGCCGCCGCTGTCGGGCGTATTCGCCCTGCTCGGCTTCGGCCTTGCCGGACTCATCGTCGGACGGCGCAAGGCCGCCGCCGAGCGATAA
- a CDS encoding GlxA family transcriptional regulator, whose translation MRTVLLVFPGFQLLDLSGPAAVFGAVAEGLGNGDEVVTVSGQGGPVMSSCGVAVSTLPLPAFDAVDTLLVVGGDGPGLRALMEDGRTGEWFRQGAATARRYGSICTGAFALAAWGLTDGRRVATHWNGAGLLSEGFPGTTVDADAMFVEDGALWTSAGVTAGIDMALAMVERDHGPRLANAIARRLVLSVRRPGNQSQYSPLLRAQAKAAGRYADLVGYIAANLDQRLDVESLAARARETPRSFHRNFREATGKTPAAFVTAARLDRARALLGEGAAVKAAAAACGFSSPEHFAKSFSGAFGLSPAAWRALNATASAPPRR comes from the coding sequence ATGCGGACCGTACTCCTCGTCTTTCCGGGCTTCCAGCTTCTCGATCTTTCGGGCCCCGCCGCCGTGTTCGGCGCTGTCGCGGAGGGGCTCGGGAACGGGGACGAGGTGGTCACGGTTTCGGGGCAGGGCGGGCCGGTGATGTCGAGCTGCGGCGTCGCCGTCTCGACACTCCCGCTGCCGGCGTTCGATGCGGTCGACACGCTGCTCGTGGTCGGCGGCGACGGCCCCGGTCTCCGGGCGCTGATGGAGGACGGGCGGACCGGCGAATGGTTCCGGCAGGGCGCGGCGACGGCCCGCCGCTACGGCTCGATCTGCACGGGCGCCTTCGCGCTCGCGGCGTGGGGGCTGACCGACGGCCGCCGCGTCGCCACGCACTGGAACGGCGCCGGGCTGCTGTCCGAAGGGTTCCCGGGAACGACGGTCGATGCCGACGCGATGTTCGTGGAGGACGGTGCGCTGTGGACCTCGGCGGGCGTCACCGCGGGGATCGACATGGCGCTGGCGATGGTGGAGCGCGACCACGGGCCGCGCCTCGCCAACGCCATCGCGCGGCGGCTGGTGCTGTCGGTGCGCCGCCCCGGCAACCAGTCGCAATATTCGCCGCTGCTCCGCGCGCAGGCGAAAGCCGCCGGGCGCTACGCCGATCTCGTCGGCTACATCGCGGCCAACCTCGACCAGAGGCTCGACGTGGAGTCGCTCGCCGCGCGTGCCCGCGAGACGCCGCGCAGCTTCCACCGCAACTTCCGCGAGGCGACCGGCAAGACGCCCGCGGCTTTCGTCACGGCGGCACGGCTGGACCGCGCCCGCGCGCTGCTCGGCGAAGGCGCGGCGGTGAAGGCCGCCGCCGCGGCGTGCGGCTTTTCCTCGCCCGAGCATTTCGCGAAAAGCTTTTCGGGCGCCTTCGGCCTGTCGCCCGCCGCGTGGCGCGCGCTGAACGCTACTGCGTCTGCACCGCCTCGCCGGTGA
- the scpA gene encoding methylmalonyl-CoA mutase, translating to MTDKPTLDAWKALADKEVKGKSLDWETPEGITVKPLYTAEDVTADPGLPGFAPFTRGVRASMYAGRPWTIRQYAGFSTAEESNAFYRRNLAAGQKGLSVAFDLATHRGYDSDHPRVVGDVGKAGVAIDSVEDMKILFDGIPLDQMSVSMTMNGAVIPILAFFIVAGEEQGVDRKLLDGTIQNDILKEFMVRNTYIYPPEPSMRIISDIFGYTSREMPKFNSISISGYHMQEAGATQVQELAFTIADGAEYVRYGVASGLDIDKFAGRLSFFFAIGMNFFMEVAKLRAARVLWHRVMTNLGAKDERSKMLRTHCQTSGVSLTEQDPYNNVIRTTIEAMAAMLGGTQSLHTNALDEAIALPTDFSARIARNTQIVIQEETGMTKVVDPLGGSYYVEALTQELVDKAWEIIERVESEGGMAKAVAAGWPKAMIEEAAAARQARVDRAEDVIVGVNKYRLANEDLLETLEVDNTKVREAQIARINAVKAARDETACRAALDALRAGAAKPSSIGNNLLALAVDAARARATLGEISSAMEESFKRYGTVPTPVKGVYAAPYKGDPRWEQVVDGVRAVERRMGRKPKLLVAKMGQDGHDRGANVIASAFGDMGFDVVSGPLFQTPEETVVLALETGVDVVGASSLAAGHKTLIPELINRLRAEGRSDIKVIAGGVIPPQDYDFLRDAGVQGIYGPGTNVVECAADVLRLLGHNMPPAGLAEAAE from the coding sequence ATGACGGACAAGCCGACGCTGGACGCCTGGAAGGCGCTCGCCGACAAGGAAGTGAAGGGCAAGAGCCTCGACTGGGAGACGCCCGAGGGCATCACCGTGAAGCCGCTCTACACGGCGGAGGACGTGACCGCCGATCCCGGCCTTCCGGGCTTCGCGCCGTTCACGCGCGGCGTGCGCGCCTCCATGTACGCGGGGCGCCCGTGGACGATCCGCCAGTACGCGGGCTTCTCGACCGCCGAGGAATCGAACGCCTTCTACCGCCGCAACCTCGCGGCCGGACAGAAGGGGCTGTCGGTCGCGTTCGACCTCGCCACGCACCGCGGCTACGATTCGGACCATCCGCGCGTCGTCGGCGACGTCGGCAAGGCGGGCGTCGCCATCGACTCGGTCGAGGACATGAAGATCCTGTTCGACGGCATCCCGCTCGACCAGATGTCCGTGTCGATGACCATGAACGGCGCGGTGATCCCGATCCTCGCCTTCTTCATCGTCGCGGGCGAGGAGCAGGGCGTCGACCGGAAGCTGCTCGACGGGACCATCCAGAACGACATCCTCAAGGAGTTCATGGTCCGCAACACCTACATCTACCCGCCCGAGCCCTCGATGCGGATCATCTCCGACATCTTCGGCTACACCTCACGGGAGATGCCGAAGTTCAACTCGATCTCGATTTCCGGCTACCACATGCAGGAAGCCGGCGCGACGCAGGTGCAGGAGCTGGCCTTCACCATCGCGGACGGCGCGGAATACGTGCGCTACGGCGTCGCCTCGGGCCTCGACATCGACAAGTTCGCGGGGCGGCTCAGCTTCTTCTTCGCCATCGGCATGAACTTCTTCATGGAAGTCGCCAAGCTGCGCGCCGCGCGCGTGCTCTGGCACCGGGTTATGACGAACCTCGGCGCGAAGGACGAGCGCTCGAAGATGCTGCGCACGCACTGCCAGACCTCGGGCGTGTCGCTGACGGAGCAGGACCCGTACAACAACGTCATCCGCACCACGATCGAGGCGATGGCGGCGATGCTGGGCGGCACGCAGTCGCTGCACACCAACGCGCTCGACGAGGCGATCGCGCTGCCCACCGACTTCTCGGCCCGCATCGCGCGCAACACGCAGATCGTGATCCAGGAAGAGACGGGGATGACCAAGGTCGTCGATCCGCTCGGCGGCTCCTACTACGTGGAGGCGCTGACGCAGGAACTCGTCGACAAGGCGTGGGAGATCATCGAGCGCGTCGAATCCGAAGGCGGCATGGCGAAGGCCGTGGCGGCGGGCTGGCCGAAGGCGATGATCGAGGAAGCCGCCGCGGCGCGGCAGGCGCGCGTCGACCGCGCCGAGGACGTGATCGTCGGCGTCAACAAGTATCGCCTTGCGAACGAGGACCTGCTGGAAACGCTGGAAGTCGACAACACCAAGGTCCGCGAGGCGCAGATCGCCCGCATCAACGCCGTGAAGGCGGCGCGCGACGAGACGGCCTGCCGCGCCGCGCTCGATGCGCTGCGCGCGGGCGCCGCGAAGCCCTCCAGCATCGGGAACAACCTGCTCGCGCTCGCCGTGGACGCGGCGCGCGCGCGTGCCACGCTCGGCGAGATCTCGTCGGCGATGGAGGAAAGCTTCAAGCGCTACGGCACCGTGCCGACGCCGGTGAAGGGCGTCTACGCGGCGCCCTACAAGGGCGATCCCCGCTGGGAGCAGGTGGTGGACGGCGTCAGGGCCGTCGAGCGCCGCATGGGGCGGAAGCCGAAGCTGCTCGTCGCCAAGATGGGGCAGGACGGGCACGACCGCGGCGCCAACGTCATCGCGTCGGCCTTCGGCGACATGGGCTTCGACGTGGTCTCCGGGCCATTGTTCCAGACGCCGGAGGAGACGGTGGTGCTCGCGCTCGAGACCGGCGTCGATGTCGTCGGCGCCTCGTCGCTCGCCGCCGGTCACAAGACGCTGATCCCCGAGCTCATCAACCGCCTGCGCGCCGAGGGGCGCAGCGACATCAAGGTGATCGCGGGCGGCGTCATCCCGCCGCAGGATTATGATTTCCTGCGCGATGCGGGCGTTCAGGGCATCTACGGACCCGGCACCAACGTGGTGGAGTGCGCGGCCGACGTGCTGCGCCTGCTCGGCCACAACATGCCGCCCGCGGGGCTTGCCGAGGCGGCGGAGTAG
- a CDS encoding TIGR01244 family sulfur transferase yields MFLTLSETVSVAPQISPEDVGAAKAAGFTAIINNRPDGEAPDQPPGEVIAAAAAAEGLAYAHIPMSHGGITPDMIEAVRKALEGQRTLMFCRSGTRSTMLWGLAEASTGKDADALAEAARAAGYDLSPIHGVMRQMAAR; encoded by the coding sequence ATGTTCCTGACGCTCAGCGAAACCGTGTCGGTCGCGCCGCAGATCTCGCCCGAGGATGTCGGCGCGGCGAAGGCGGCGGGGTTCACCGCGATCATCAACAACCGGCCCGACGGCGAGGCGCCCGATCAGCCGCCGGGCGAGGTCATTGCGGCTGCGGCGGCGGCGGAAGGGCTCGCCTACGCTCATATCCCGATGTCGCACGGCGGCATCACGCCGGACATGATCGAGGCCGTGCGCAAGGCGCTGGAAGGGCAGCGCACGCTGATGTTCTGCCGTTCCGGCACGCGCTCGACGATGCTCTGGGGGCTCGCCGAAGCCTCGACCGGCAAGGACGCCGACGCGCTCGCCGAGGCCGCGCGCGCCGCCGGATACGACCTGTCGCCGATCCACGGCGTCATGCGGCAGATGGCGGCGCGGTAG